The following coding sequences lie in one Haloterrigena sp. KLK7 genomic window:
- a CDS encoding recombinase family protein, with amino-acid sequence MSGNSESVADSGGPVTVPDNAPVLGYTRLSQESDRSIIGQKEDIREYCADRDLELVWILNDGTGLSGFDGSREKYDELRRHVSEGAVSAVVVRDLSRLSRNQNNWIRLLLALDERDVELHSVERACRYLRL; translated from the coding sequence ATGAGCGGAAACAGCGAGAGCGTCGCCGACTCCGGTGGGCCAGTAACGGTGCCAGACAACGCTCCCGTTCTCGGCTACACGCGGCTCTCCCAAGAGTCTGACCGTTCGATCATCGGCCAGAAAGAGGACATTCGGGAGTACTGTGCTGACCGCGACCTCGAGCTTGTCTGGATTCTTAATGATGGAACGGGCTTGAGTGGGTTTGATGGGAGTCGAGAGAAGTACGACGAGCTCCGACGTCACGTTAGCGAAGGCGCCGTCTCGGCTGTCGTCGTTCGGGACTTGTCGCGGCTCTCGCGGAATCAGAACAATTGGATCCGACTACTGCTCGCTCTTGATGAGCGCGACGTCGAACTGCATTCGGTCGAGCGGGCTTGTCGATACCTCCGACTATAA